Proteins co-encoded in one Euleptes europaea isolate rEulEur1 chromosome 1, rEulEur1.hap1, whole genome shotgun sequence genomic window:
- the KIF2B gene encoding kinesin-like protein KIF2B, with product MARQFGAIQAGVYLQIQRSDGRVHPALVTALHEDSRSVTVEWAEEGASKGKKVELALAFSLNPHLAPPPPSEHGDDPGQPPNYVVTPITREKAGGEGGEGGEGGGRELQRAPSAGRGSPGPRRKSACVLEVERLRERREARRREGLARRAEREAGRRHPHADVIARIDGYRAALQRGGAALLAPGRPLEAGRANARKISVCVRKRPLSQREAELRDFDVVTIPCPGVVVVHEARQKLDLTRYLENQTFRCDHVFDGGATNESVYKHTAQPLVQTVFRGGMATCFAYGQTGSGKTHTMGGDFSGKRQESSKGIYAMVARDVFCMLQEPAYQMLELQVLGAFFEIYWGKVYDLLNWKNPLRVMEDSNQQVQVVGLLEQEVACVEDVMKLIEIGNRCRTSGHTSANTHSSRSHAVFQIILKRKGRLYGKFSLIDLAGNERGADTSNADRQTRLEGAEINKSLLALKECIRALGRNKGHTPFRASKLTQVLRDSFIGENSCTCMIATISPGMKSCEHTLNTLRYANRVKELSLDPNAFKQYHPIMSRSVYQLDDLAKPWTIQSLPETDEFKALCVQKEEQVSPQALTFVNRPKGQKKRKEIDERTLVEDRQESLQWLKAFLHMAKEIEYDMDFYAERFEAVLAQKIAVLSEIQERLKSFRSNLNNEELGNGHIVVKRSRVL from the coding sequence ATGGCGAGGCAGTTCGGGGCCATCCAGGCGGGCGTCTATCTGCAGATCCAGCGCAGCGACGGGCGGGTCCACCCGGCGCTGGTCACGGCGCTGCACGAGGACTCCCGCAGCGTGACGGTGGAGTGGGCCGAGGAAGGGGCCAGCAAGGGCAAGAAGGTGGAGCTGGCCCTCGCCTTCTCGCTCAACCCCCAcctggcgccgccgccgccctcggaGCACGGCGACGACCCCGGCCAGCCCCCCAACTACGTGGTGACCCCCATCACGAGGGAGAAGGCCGgcggggagggcggggagggcggggagggCGGGGGCCGCGAGCTGCAGCGGGCCCCCTCGGCCGGCAGGGGCAGCCCCGGCCCGCGGCGCAAGTCGGCCTGCGTGCTGGAGGTGGAGCGCCTGCGCGAGCGGCGGGAGGCGCGGCGGCGGGAGGGGCTGGCGCGGCGGGCCGAGCGCGAGGCCGGCCGCCGCCACCCCCACGCCGACGTCATCGCCCGCATCGACGGCTACCGCGCCGCCCTGCAGCGGGGCGGGGCCGCCCTGCTGGCCCCCGGCCGCCCCCTGGAGGCCGGCCGGGCCAACGCGCGCAAGATCTCGGTGTGCGTGCGCAAGAGGCCGCTCAGCCAGCGGGAGGCCGAGCTGCGCGACTTCGACGTGGTCACCATCCCCTGCCCGGGCGTGGTGGTGGTGCACGAGGCCCGGCAGAAGCTCGACCTCACGCGCTACCTGGAGAACCAGACCTTCCGCTGCGACCACGTCTTCGACGGCGGCGCCACCAACGAGAGCGTCTACAAGCACACGGCCCAGCCGCTGGTGCAGACCGTCTTCCGGGGGGGCATGGCCACCTGCTTCGCCTACGGGCAGACCGGCAGCGGCAAGACCCACACCATGGGGGGCGACTTCTCGGGGAAAAGGCAGGAGTCTTCCAAAGGGATCTACGCCATGGTGGCCAGGGATGTCTTCTGCATGCTGCAGGAGCCCGCTTACCAGATGCTGGAGCTCCAGGTCCTTGGGGCTTTCTTCGAGATCTACTGGGGGAAGGTCTACGACCTGCTCAACTGGAAGAACCCGCTTAGGGTGATGGAGGACAGCAACCAACAGGTTCAGGTGGTTGGGCTGCTGGAGCAAGAGGTGGCCTGTGTGGAGGATGTGATGAAGCTTATTGAGATAGGGAACAGGTGCCGGACGTCGGGACACACCTCTGCAAACACCCATTCCTCGCGAAGTCACGCTGTCTTCCAGATCATCCTCAAGCGGAAAGGGAGATTGTACGGGAAGTTTTCCTTGATTGATTTAGCTGGCAACGAGAGAGGAGCAGACACTTCCAACGCTGACAGGCAAACCAGGCTGGAGGGAGCAGAGATCAACAAAAGTCTCTTGGCACTGAAGGAATGCATAAGGGCCTTGGGGCGCAACAAAGGCCACACTCCGTTTAGAGCTAGCAAGCTTACCCAGGTGTTGAGGGACTCGTTCATAGGGGAAAACTCATGCACGTGCATGATCGCCACCATTTCGCCTGGGATGAAGTCGTGCGAGCACACACTCAACACACTGAGGTATGCCAACCGGGTGAAAGAACTCTCCTTGGACCCAAACGCTTTCAAGCAATACCATCCTATCATGTCCAGATCGGTCTATCAGCTTGATGACTTGGCAAAGCCGTGGACCATCCAAAGCTTGCCTGAGACAGATGAGTTCAAAGCACTTTGTGTTCAGAAAGAGGAACAGGTCTCGCCACAGGCACTTACATTCGTTAACAGACCGAAAggccagaagaagaggaaggagatcgATGAGAGAACACTGGTGGAGGACCGTCAGGAATCTCTCCAGTGGCTGAAAGCATTCCTCCACATGGCCAAAGAAATAGAGTATGACATGGATTTTTACGCGGAGCGGTTTGAAGCAGTGCTGGCCCAGAAGATTGCTGTTCTGTCCGAGATCCAAGAGAGATTGAAATCTTTCCGCTCAAATCTTAATAATGAAGAACTGGGGAATGGGCACATAGTTGTGAAGAGATCTCGTGTTCTGTGA